In Bacteroidota bacterium, the following proteins share a genomic window:
- a CDS encoding glycosyltransferase family 39 protein, whose product MKHFAVSATNRKYLFTIIAVAAVLRICMAAFFHPPLISDDRDYDAIARSLVHGQGFSLDGAPTAYRLPGYPLLLAGSYGVFGDVKTPIRFFQAAADVLSCLLLFSIGKKMFSESVGLIAAAALAVFPIQVLYVSHLMTETLFTTVLLLIVWVVVIEEDDLGLAAASVILGALTGAGLLLRTTVALIPAVIFLYRYRRGIPFTKNAGGLMLIVATAAIVVAPWLVRNYDMFHRLSMTSNAGVNFWMGNHSGASGAYSFPRDNNPLAAVADDFDRSDLGFQRGLDFIRSHPLEYCLIEGKKFAHFFAADYWLLMTMEYKPEWATSPNAAAVFSQLSLSNIILLHLPYVVAVLLGSFGLICPARGSENRFFLLRGILLYWLVIHLVFYADARYRFPVVPLFILAAAYAWFIIRQKAYQLSKPRLVGLTLLCLLYFGGWTGEIVTLVSKTSSHIPVAGQNYLNSDESAVRRAFVQNSLPKTAIVYLTNRFSFCILYPLNQTKDTTYENQQINPQRTCTQQSQERRGTATS is encoded by the coding sequence ATGAAGCATTTTGCGGTTTCGGCAACCAACCGTAAATACCTTTTTACCATCATCGCAGTTGCGGCCGTGCTCCGCATCTGCATGGCAGCTTTCTTTCATCCGCCGCTTATTTCGGACGACAGGGATTACGACGCGATCGCGCGTTCGCTTGTCCATGGCCAGGGATTTTCGCTCGACGGAGCGCCGACTGCGTACCGGCTCCCCGGTTATCCGCTCCTTCTTGCGGGTTCGTATGGAGTGTTCGGGGATGTGAAGACGCCGATCAGATTCTTTCAAGCAGCCGCGGATGTTTTGTCCTGCCTCTTGCTCTTCAGCATCGGAAAAAAAATGTTCTCTGAAAGTGTCGGGCTGATCGCCGCCGCCGCGCTCGCCGTATTCCCAATTCAAGTGTTGTATGTTTCGCATCTGATGACCGAGACGCTCTTTACGACCGTTCTATTGCTCATCGTCTGGGTGGTCGTGATCGAAGAAGATGATCTCGGCCTGGCCGCAGCCTCTGTCATCCTGGGAGCGCTGACAGGAGCCGGGCTTCTTCTGCGCACCACCGTGGCGCTTATTCCGGCCGTAATTTTTTTATACCGGTACAGACGCGGAATACCGTTCACAAAGAACGCCGGGGGATTGATGTTGATCGTTGCGACCGCAGCGATTGTCGTCGCCCCATGGCTGGTGAGAAATTATGACATGTTCCACCGGCTCTCGATGACGAGCAACGCGGGGGTCAATTTCTGGATGGGAAATCATTCCGGCGCGAGCGGGGCATACTCGTTCCCGCGGGACAATAACCCTCTTGCCGCCGTTGCCGACGATTTTGATCGTTCCGACCTCGGCTTTCAGAGAGGGCTCGACTTCATTCGAAGTCATCCCCTGGAGTACTGCCTCATCGAAGGGAAAAAATTCGCTCATTTTTTTGCGGCCGACTATTGGCTTCTCATGACGATGGAGTACAAACCGGAGTGGGCGACATCGCCGAACGCTGCGGCGGTGTTCTCTCAGCTTTCTCTGAGCAATATCATCCTCCTTCATCTGCCGTATGTTGTCGCAGTGCTTTTGGGAAGCTTTGGCCTGATCTGCCCGGCCAGGGGGAGTGAAAACAGATTTTTCCTGCTGCGGGGAATTCTTCTCTATTGGCTTGTCATTCATCTTGTTTTTTACGCGGATGCCCGCTATCGGTTTCCGGTAGTTCCTCTTTTCATTCTTGCCGCCGCGTACGCCTGGTTCATCATTCGGCAAAAGGCATATCAGCTGTCGAAGCCGCGTCTTGTCGGGTTGACGCTCCTCTGTCTTTTATATTTTGGCGGTTGGACAGGGGAGATCGTCACGCTCGTTTCAAAAACCTCCTCCCACATCCCTGTTGCTGGGCAAAATTACCTGAACAGCGACGAAAGCGCTGTACGACGCGCCTTCGTCCAAAATTCCCTTCCAAAAACGGCAATTGTATACTTGACAAACCGCTTTTCGTTTTGTATATTGTATCCATTGAATCAAACAAAGGATACGACCTATGAAAACCAACAAATTAACCCTCAAAGGACTTGCACACAGCAAAGCCAAGAACGAAGAGGCACGGCAACTTCTTGA
- a CDS encoding alpha/beta fold hydrolase, producing the protein MKINSHLFYFLIVIGLSAARPMDASAKNVAGIWQGTLKVQALELRVVFHIQSDSAAGLQATLDSPDQGAKGIPVDNVSYRLDSLVLTINAIGGAYQGIVQPGDSVVIGMWKQQGAALPLELHRVRAVAEIGRLQEPKPPFPYDAEEVSYENRDAGVTLAGTFTRPRDGAPFPALLLITGSGPQNRDEELFGHKPFLVIADYLTKRGIAVLRVDDRGTGRSTGVFSGATTKDFAGDVRAGINYLKSRSDVNGKKIGLLGHSEGGIIAPMIASESNDVAFIVMMAGPALPGDQILYLQDSLVSAAMGVSPEEIMKELRLNRILYSLIREESDTAKLAQKIRSAVEESMSGDSASVGTINHDAVNAAVRQLTSPWFKFFVAYDPLPALEKVQCPVLALDGSKDLQVPPEVNVERLEFAFKTSGNKNAVAKLLPGLNHLFQKAETGAPLEYGKIEETVDPEALKVIGDWIDGVTK; encoded by the coding sequence ATGAAAATCAATTCTCATCTATTTTACTTTCTGATCGTCATCGGCCTGAGCGCCGCTCGACCGATGGATGCCTCGGCAAAAAACGTTGCCGGCATCTGGCAGGGGACGTTAAAAGTGCAAGCATTGGAACTGCGAGTCGTGTTTCATATTCAATCGGACTCGGCTGCCGGATTACAGGCAACGCTCGACAGTCCGGACCAGGGGGCGAAGGGAATTCCTGTCGACAACGTTTCATACCGCCTCGACAGCCTTGTGCTGACGATCAATGCGATCGGCGGAGCCTATCAAGGCATTGTGCAGCCGGGGGATTCGGTGGTCATCGGAATGTGGAAACAGCAAGGTGCGGCGCTTCCCCTTGAACTTCATCGCGTTCGGGCAGTCGCCGAAATTGGCCGGCTGCAGGAGCCAAAGCCTCCGTTCCCGTATGACGCTGAGGAGGTCTCGTACGAGAACAGGGACGCAGGCGTTACCCTCGCCGGAACATTTACCCGGCCCAGAGACGGCGCGCCCTTTCCCGCTCTGCTCCTCATCACAGGATCAGGCCCGCAGAACCGTGACGAAGAATTATTCGGACACAAGCCTTTTCTTGTCATTGCAGACTACCTGACCAAACGGGGAATCGCCGTTCTCCGCGTTGACGACCGGGGAACCGGGAGGTCGACCGGAGTTTTCAGCGGGGCAACGACGAAAGATTTCGCAGGCGACGTGCGGGCAGGAATCAATTATCTGAAATCACGGAGCGATGTCAACGGTAAAAAAATCGGATTGCTCGGACACAGCGAGGGAGGGATCATCGCGCCGATGATCGCGAGCGAATCGAACGACGTTGCATTTATCGTGATGATGGCGGGTCCGGCGCTTCCGGGAGATCAGATCCTTTACCTGCAGGATTCTCTTGTTTCTGCGGCGATGGGCGTTTCGCCGGAAGAGATCATGAAAGAGCTGCGGCTCAACCGAATACTGTATTCCCTCATCCGCGAAGAATCCGATACCGCAAAGCTCGCGCAGAAGATCCGTTCTGCGGTCGAGGAATCGATGTCAGGCGACTCTGCCTCCGTGGGCACGATCAATCATGATGCCGTGAACGCAGCGGTCAGACAATTGACCTCCCCCTGGTTCAAGTTCTTCGTTGCTTATGATCCCCTTCCAGCGCTCGAAAAGGTACAATGCCCTGTTCTGGCTCTTGACGGGAGCAAGGACTTGCAGGTTCCTCCGGAAGTGAACGTAGAAAGGTTGGAATTTGCATTCAAGACCAGCGGGAACAAAAATGCCGTTGCAAAACTTCTTCCGGGATTAAATCATCTTTTCCAGAAGGCAGAGACAGGTGCGCCGCTTGAATACGGAAAGATCGAGGAGACGGTCGATCCCGAAGCGCTGAAAGTCATCGGGGATTGGATTGACGGGGTGACGAAATAA
- a CDS encoding alpha/beta hydrolase — protein sequence MTLLLGLFIAIVAFAFTATSVIFAIGPIMVLNPRRRGEEFYKERGEPTSPSDLKLPFEDFWFNNRDRQGLHAWYIPADGPARGTVFYLHGVGDNKISGLRLAEVFHFRRFNVMMYDSRAHGKSEGRYCTYGYYEKFDVSDAINVLIEREKSPLGNIGLFGTSMGAAVAVQAAGIEPRIRAVVAEGCFTSLRTITVDYQKRILWMPWHFLRNVAMKRSEHIAHFRHRDVSPLLSLASIHVPILFIHGKSDARIKYQYSEQLYANAHEPKELYLIDGANHTDIHNIAQKEYEERVAGFFERWLK from the coding sequence ATGACACTACTTCTGGGGCTTTTCATTGCCATCGTCGCGTTCGCGTTCACCGCGACGTCCGTCATCTTCGCCATCGGCCCGATCATGGTGCTGAATCCCCGCCGGCGGGGGGAAGAATTTTACAAAGAGCGCGGCGAGCCAACTTCCCCATCCGACCTTAAGCTTCCGTTCGAGGATTTCTGGTTCAACAACAGAGATCGGCAGGGACTTCATGCCTGGTACATTCCGGCCGATGGACCCGCCCGCGGGACGGTCTTTTACCTTCACGGCGTCGGCGACAACAAGATCAGCGGTCTTCGCCTTGCCGAGGTGTTTCATTTCCGCCGTTTCAACGTAATGATGTACGACTCGAGGGCTCACGGAAAAAGCGAAGGGCGATACTGCACGTACGGCTATTACGAAAAATTTGACGTCTCCGATGCCATCAACGTGCTGATAGAGCGGGAGAAATCGCCGCTGGGGAACATCGGGCTGTTCGGAACATCGATGGGGGCCGCCGTCGCGGTGCAAGCCGCCGGCATCGAGCCGCGCATCCGCGCCGTTGTTGCGGAGGGATGCTTTACAAGTCTACGGACGATCACCGTCGATTATCAAAAAAGGATCTTGTGGATGCCGTGGCATTTTCTCAGGAACGTCGCGATGAAGCGTTCGGAACACATCGCGCATTTCCGGCACCGCGACGTCTCGCCCCTCCTTTCGCTCGCGTCGATCCATGTTCCCATTCTTTTCATTCATGGGAAAAGCGACGCGCGCATCAAATATCAGTACAGCGAGCAGCTTTACGCCAATGCTCACGAGCCCAAAGAGCTGTACCTGATCGACGGCGCCAACCATACCGACATACACAACATCGCTCAGAAAGAATACGAAGAACGCGTAGCCGGGTTCTTCGAGCGCTGGCTGAAATAA
- the rlmD gene encoding 23S rRNA (uracil(1939)-C(5))-methyltransferase RlmD — protein MPEKGDILELTIDSSGFEGTSVARHDGMVVFVEGAVAGDVVRAQIFRAKKKHLEAKVVEVLRPSANRVTPRCKHFGACGGCKWQHVEYASQLAFKQQNVVDALERIGRFRGVHVLPIIPSKEIFFYRNKLEFSFGNQRWTETPPPDPLSSRGDDRGGAKEMLLGFHAPQRYDKILDIGECHLQSEVSNGILSAVRNFAIEHSLPVYTSEPQSGYLRNLVVREGKNTGDVMVNLVTFDDRPAVMKDLAGTLTASFPEIVTVVNNITSKRANVAVGETEKVYYGNGVITEKIGPYVFHLSANSFFQTNTHQAETLYAITKEFAELRPADIVYDLYCGTGAISIFISDAVKQVIGIELVESSVANAGMNAEANGIQNCEFIAGDLKDLLTKDVGWKEKYAAPDILIIDPPRSGMHPKAVEEIGGMKIPRIVYVSCNPATLARDLQLLAPHGYTIEKVQPVDMFPHTYHIESVAKLALR, from the coding sequence ATGCCGGAGAAGGGCGACATCCTTGAGCTGACGATCGACTCGTCCGGATTCGAGGGGACGAGCGTGGCGCGGCATGATGGGATGGTGGTGTTTGTTGAGGGAGCGGTTGCCGGCGACGTCGTACGGGCTCAGATCTTTCGCGCGAAGAAGAAACATCTCGAGGCGAAAGTCGTGGAGGTGCTCCGTCCCTCCGCCAATCGCGTAACTCCGCGGTGCAAACATTTCGGCGCGTGCGGCGGATGCAAGTGGCAGCACGTCGAATACGCATCCCAGCTCGCATTCAAGCAGCAGAATGTAGTCGATGCGCTCGAACGGATCGGCAGGTTCAGGGGGGTTCATGTTCTTCCGATCATTCCCTCAAAGGAAATATTTTTTTACCGGAACAAGCTGGAGTTTTCGTTCGGAAACCAGCGGTGGACAGAGACCCCGCCCCCTGATCCCCTCTCCTCAAGGGGAGATGACCGCGGCGGGGCCAAAGAGATGCTTCTCGGCTTTCATGCGCCGCAGCGCTACGATAAAATTCTCGATATCGGCGAATGCCATCTTCAATCCGAAGTGAGCAACGGCATTTTGAGCGCGGTAAGGAATTTTGCAATCGAGCATTCCCTCCCCGTGTATACATCGGAGCCGCAATCGGGATACCTTCGCAATCTTGTCGTCCGCGAAGGGAAAAATACGGGGGACGTGATGGTGAACCTCGTGACCTTCGACGACCGTCCCGCCGTGATGAAAGACCTTGCCGGAACGCTGACCGCCTCTTTTCCTGAGATCGTCACCGTGGTGAACAACATCACCTCAAAACGGGCAAATGTGGCGGTCGGCGAAACGGAGAAGGTCTACTACGGAAACGGCGTGATCACTGAGAAGATCGGCCCCTACGTCTTTCATCTTTCCGCGAATTCATTTTTTCAGACGAACACGCATCAGGCCGAGACGCTGTATGCGATAACGAAGGAATTTGCCGAGCTTCGGCCGGCCGATATTGTCTACGACCTGTATTGCGGCACTGGAGCGATCTCGATTTTCATTTCCGATGCCGTCAAGCAGGTGATCGGCATCGAGCTTGTTGAAAGCTCCGTCGCGAATGCCGGAATGAATGCGGAGGCGAATGGAATCCAGAACTGCGAGTTCATTGCGGGGGACTTGAAGGATTTGCTGACGAAGGACGTCGGATGGAAGGAAAAATATGCTGCCCCCGACATACTCATCATCGACCCCCCCAGAAGCGGCATGCACCCTAAGGCCGTGGAGGAGATCGGCGGGATGAAAATTCCGAGGATCGTCTACGTCAGCTGCAACCCTGCGACGCTCGCCCGCGACCTGCAGTTGTTAGCACCGCACGGCTATACGATCGAAAAAGTTCAGCCGGTCGATATGTTCCCCCACACCTACCACATTGAGAGCGTCGCCAAGCTTGCCTTGCGGTGA
- a CDS encoding aminotransferase class V-fold PLP-dependent enzyme — translation MNHAAVSPLSSRVKAAVEAYLQRCAVDEIDTYTGVLPTAAKTRANLGAMIGAPADRIAFAGNTSDGLNVLASGLDWHPGDRIILNDFEFPSNVVPFINLKRLGVEIDFIRTKYGEVNAEQIDTLITPRTRLVSLSFVQFLSGFRADLKAIGEVCRRHGIVFCVDAIQGLGASPLDVRSSNIQFLSCGAPKWLMGMMGLGFVYVSEALQEQIRQAYAGWTSNRNFFGDFLTYRIDFDETARRYENGTQNYTGIVALGESTTTLLHVGIENIQTHLHRLTDLLIGYADEAGFEVVTPRDLSRRAGIVSFKCPNAAQLFDSLAKENIVVSIREGLIRVSPHFYNSPGEAEAIRSVLLAHRKTAAA, via the coding sequence ATGAACCATGCGGCTGTCAGCCCGCTCTCAAGCCGCGTGAAAGCCGCCGTGGAAGCGTATCTCCAACGATGCGCGGTCGATGAAATCGATACATACACCGGAGTTCTTCCGACCGCGGCGAAAACGAGAGCGAATCTCGGAGCAATGATCGGCGCTCCCGCCGACCGGATCGCATTTGCCGGCAATACGTCGGACGGACTGAACGTGCTCGCGTCGGGCCTGGACTGGCATCCCGGCGACAGGATCATCCTCAACGACTTCGAGTTCCCCTCGAACGTCGTCCCCTTCATCAACCTCAAGCGGCTCGGCGTCGAGATCGATTTCATCAGAACGAAATACGGCGAAGTGAACGCCGAACAGATCGATACCCTGATCACACCCAGAACGCGGCTCGTTTCCCTGAGCTTCGTCCAGTTTCTCTCCGGCTTTCGGGCGGACCTCAAAGCCATCGGCGAGGTCTGCAGGCGGCATGGCATTGTTTTTTGCGTCGACGCCATTCAGGGGCTTGGGGCTTCGCCGCTGGATGTCCGCTCTTCGAACATCCAGTTTCTTTCGTGCGGAGCGCCGAAATGGCTGATGGGAATGATGGGGCTCGGATTTGTCTACGTTTCCGAGGCATTGCAGGAACAGATCCGCCAGGCATATGCGGGGTGGACCAGCAACAGAAATTTTTTCGGGGATTTTCTAACGTATCGGATCGACTTCGATGAAACCGCCCGTCGGTATGAGAACGGGACGCAAAATTACACCGGCATTGTCGCGCTGGGCGAGTCAACCACGACGCTCCTCCACGTCGGCATCGAGAACATCCAGACGCATCTCCACCGATTGACGGACCTTCTTATCGGATACGCCGATGAGGCCGGCTTCGAAGTTGTTACGCCTCGCGACCTCAGCCGGCGTGCAGGCATCGTCTCCTTCAAATGCCCGAACGCCGCTCAATTGTTCGACTCCCTCGCAAAAGAAAATATCGTGGTCTCCATTCGCGAAGGATTGATACGCGTCTCCCCCCATTTTTACAATTCCCCCGGTGAGGCGGAAGCGATCCGCTCCGTGCTTCTCGCACACAGAAAAACGGCGGCAGCATGA
- a CDS encoding IS1595 family transposase yields the protein MKTNKLTLKGLAHSKAKNEEARQLLESLRWPDGVVCPRCESKDVVAVTANKDKEIRKGLYRCKECRRNKRSNQFTVTVGTIFEDSHIDLDIWLQAITLLCSSKKGMSAHQLHRQLGITYKTAWFMAHRIRYAMGQSKFTRKMRGTVEADETYVGGRSRRVGWQKGFENKTPVVSLVQRNGKVRSFVVPTVSASTLRQTLLENINPKSDLMTDELPTYRNIGKKFASHNTVVHSNYEYVRGDVYTNTVEGFFSLLKRGINGVYHHVSKEHLHRYLAEFDFRYNHRKVEDHDRTISAIAGFTGKRLTYRDSLRQTHG from the coding sequence ATGAAAACCAACAAATTAACCCTCAAAGGACTTGCACACAGCAAAGCCAAGAACGAAGAGGCACGGCAACTTCTTGAAAGTCTGCGTTGGCCTGACGGCGTTGTTTGCCCTCGTTGCGAGAGCAAGGACGTTGTTGCTGTCACGGCTAACAAGGATAAGGAAATTCGTAAAGGCTTATATCGCTGCAAGGAATGCCGTCGAAACAAAAGAAGCAATCAGTTCACTGTCACCGTTGGAACTATCTTTGAGGATAGCCACATTGACCTGGATATATGGCTACAAGCGATTACTTTACTTTGTAGCTCTAAGAAGGGAATGAGTGCGCACCAACTTCATAGGCAATTAGGTATCACCTATAAAACGGCGTGGTTCATGGCGCACCGGATACGCTATGCAATGGGTCAATCCAAGTTCACGCGGAAGATGAGGGGTACAGTCGAGGCAGACGAAACCTACGTTGGGGGTCGGAGCCGTCGAGTGGGATGGCAAAAAGGATTTGAAAATAAGACTCCCGTTGTTTCCTTAGTTCAACGGAATGGCAAGGTTCGTTCTTTTGTTGTTCCTACAGTGTCCGCGAGTACGTTACGGCAAACGCTACTTGAAAATATCAATCCGAAATCCGATCTTATGACAGACGAGCTGCCGACGTATAGAAACATCGGCAAGAAATTCGCCTCTCATAATACGGTCGTCCATAGCAACTATGAATATGTTCGTGGTGATGTTTACACGAACACCGTTGAAGGGTTTTTCAGCTTACTCAAACGCGGAATCAACGGCGTGTATCATCACGTAAGCAAAGAACATTTACACCGCTATCTCGCTGAGTTCGATTTCAGATACAATCATCGGAAGGTTGAAGACCACGACAGAACAATTTCTGCAATTGCGGGATTCACCGGAAAACGTCTTACTTATAGGGACTCATTAAGGCAAACGCATGGATAA
- a CDS encoding ATP-binding cassette domain-containing protein — MLSLDHISVQFGGRYLFDDLSLMVGPHDRIGLVGSNGAGKTTLLKIIAGLSQAESGTVSKAHYVTAGYLPQDGVTAAGKSLYKEVETAFETVLLVQQELEEAHTLLSTQDPASAEYMETLEIYGELQHKLEDLDAFRMQSKIERVLMGLGFSVPDLQRQTDEFSGGWQMRIELAKLLLKEPSVLLLDEPTNHLDIESLQWLEEYLHQYNGAIILVSHDRAFLDSITTRTFALSLGTMEEYAGNYSFYEKEKVIRKELVMNAYKNQQQQLKQTQQFIDRFRYKATKARQVQSRIKQMEKMDLIEIEDEEEEIHFHFPQPQPSGRVVMELKDIQKSYGTHKVFSGLNYIIERGDRIAVVGVNGAGKSTFSRIVAGVEPFNEGERLPGYNTIVSYFAQHQAEELDLQKEVLQIVDDVAVGEIRTKLRTILGSFLFRGDDVFKKVKVLSGGEKSRLALAKMLLLPSNFLIMDEPTNHLDMRSKKVLQEALAEFDGTYLIVSHDRAFLDPIVNKVLEFSHGGVRTFLGNVGDYLRKKREEGSGKKSEYRIQNSESGEDGRREKGGEKKREAHAKEKTSSHHSTKETKRIEAERRQEQWKKTQPLKKKLSAVEKEIERLESRKREIEQLMGDPEFYRNGEEAKRVSAEYKTVQAQLNDKYYEWDKVSQEITKMEGQS, encoded by the coding sequence ATGCTCTCTCTCGACCATATTTCGGTCCAATTCGGCGGACGCTATTTGTTCGATGACCTTTCCCTGATGGTCGGTCCACACGACCGCATCGGACTCGTCGGCTCGAACGGCGCCGGAAAGACGACGCTGCTGAAAATTATTGCCGGCCTTTCGCAGGCAGAGTCGGGAACGGTGAGCAAGGCCCATTACGTTACTGCCGGATATTTGCCGCAGGACGGAGTAACGGCAGCCGGCAAGAGCCTCTATAAAGAAGTGGAGACTGCGTTCGAGACCGTGTTGCTGGTCCAGCAGGAGCTCGAAGAAGCTCACACCCTCCTCAGCACGCAGGATCCGGCAAGCGCCGAGTATATGGAGACGCTCGAGATCTACGGCGAACTGCAGCATAAACTCGAAGACCTCGATGCCTTCCGGATGCAATCGAAGATCGAGCGGGTGCTGATGGGACTGGGATTTTCCGTTCCCGACCTGCAGCGCCAGACCGATGAATTCAGCGGAGGCTGGCAGATGCGGATCGAGCTTGCAAAACTTTTGTTGAAGGAACCGTCGGTCCTTTTGCTCGACGAGCCGACGAACCATCTCGACATTGAATCGCTTCAATGGCTGGAAGAATATCTCCATCAGTACAACGGCGCGATCATTCTCGTTTCGCACGACCGCGCATTCCTCGATTCGATTACGACGCGGACCTTTGCTCTCAGCCTCGGCACGATGGAGGAGTACGCGGGGAACTACTCATTCTACGAAAAAGAAAAAGTGATCCGCAAGGAGCTGGTGATGAATGCGTACAAGAACCAGCAGCAGCAATTGAAACAAACCCAGCAGTTCATCGACCGCTTCCGGTATAAGGCGACCAAGGCGCGTCAGGTCCAGAGCCGCATCAAACAAATGGAAAAAATGGACCTCATCGAAATCGAGGATGAAGAGGAAGAGATCCATTTTCATTTTCCTCAGCCGCAGCCGAGCGGCCGCGTCGTAATGGAATTGAAGGACATACAAAAAAGCTACGGCACGCACAAGGTTTTTTCAGGCTTGAATTACATCATTGAACGCGGGGACAGGATCGCCGTTGTCGGCGTCAACGGCGCGGGCAAATCGACCTTCTCGAGAATCGTAGCTGGGGTGGAACCGTTCAACGAAGGGGAGCGTCTTCCCGGCTACAACACCATCGTGTCGTATTTTGCACAGCATCAGGCTGAGGAGCTCGACTTGCAGAAGGAAGTGCTTCAGATCGTCGATGACGTCGCGGTTGGAGAAATACGCACGAAATTACGGACGATCCTCGGCTCATTTCTTTTCCGGGGGGATGATGTCTTTAAGAAAGTGAAGGTCCTGTCCGGCGGCGAAAAGAGCCGCCTGGCGCTGGCGAAAATGCTCCTCCTTCCTTCAAATTTCCTGATTATGGACGAACCGACGAACCACCTGGATATGCGCTCGAAAAAAGTCCTGCAGGAGGCGCTCGCGGAATTCGACGGTACCTATCTTATCGTATCGCACGATAGGGCGTTCCTTGACCCGATCGTGAATAAAGTGTTGGAATTCAGCCACGGCGGAGTCAGGACATTCCTTGGGAATGTCGGCGATTATTTGAGAAAGAAGAGGGAAGAGGGAAGCGGAAAGAAATCAGAATACAGAATACAGAATTCGGAATCCGGAGAGGACGGGAGACGGGAAAAGGGGGGCGAGAAAAAGAGGGAAGCGCATGCAAAGGAAAAAACCTCCTCCCATCATTCGACAAAGGAGACGAAAAGGATCGAGGCGGAACGGAGACAGGAACAATGGAAAAAAACGCAGCCGCTGAAAAAGAAACTCTCCGCCGTCGAAAAAGAGATAGAGCGGCTGGAATCGCGCAAGCGCGAGATTGAACAACTGATGGGAGACCCTGAATTTTACAGGAACGGGGAAGAAGCGAAACGGGTCTCCGCTGAGTATAAAACCGTTCAGGCCCAACTGAACGACAAATACTACGAATGGGATAAGGTCTCGCAGGAGATAACGAAAATGGAGGGGCAAAGCTGA
- a CDS encoding glycosyltransferase, with protein sequence MNSTHRPLRVALVHDWLTGMRGGEKCLEVLCELFPEAPIYTLLHVKGAMSPLIESKTIHTSFLQHVPFVEQKYRMYLPVFPLAISAFDFSEYDLLLSTSHCVAKGARPRSTALHLCYCFTPMRYVYEMYDEYFGKGQAGLAVRVAMKIAAPMLRLWDKKTAGRVHHFIAISEHVRRRIRRHYGREAEIIFPPVDTSEFQLSERDDGYYLIVSALVPYKKVDLAVKAFNKNGKRLVVVGKGPDGEKLRRSARPNVEFVGWKNDHELASLYAGCTALIFPGEEDFGIVPLEAMASGKAVIAYGKGGALETVQEGISGIFFYEQTVESLEDAVAKANRIKFDPKKIRERALQFSREIYRENMRRFIDEKIEAMRSR encoded by the coding sequence ATGAATTCGACACATCGACCGTTGCGCGTTGCATTGGTTCACGACTGGCTCACCGGCATGCGCGGAGGGGAAAAATGCTTGGAGGTGCTGTGCGAGCTTTTTCCGGAGGCGCCGATCTATACCCTCCTTCATGTCAAAGGCGCAATGTCTCCGCTCATCGAATCGAAGACGATTCATACGTCGTTTCTTCAGCACGTTCCCTTTGTGGAACAAAAATACAGAATGTACCTTCCCGTCTTCCCGCTCGCGATCAGCGCCTTTGATTTCTCTGAATACGACCTTCTTCTCTCGACAAGCCATTGTGTTGCCAAGGGAGCGCGGCCGCGCTCCACGGCGCTCCATCTTTGCTATTGCTTTACTCCGATGCGGTATGTGTATGAGATGTATGACGAATATTTCGGGAAGGGGCAGGCTGGACTCGCCGTACGTGTCGCGATGAAGATCGCCGCGCCGATGCTGAGGTTGTGGGACAAGAAGACGGCAGGCCGGGTTCATCATTTTATTGCGATTTCCGAGCATGTTCGCCGGCGGATTCGCCGTCACTACGGCCGCGAAGCGGAGATTATTTTTCCCCCCGTCGACACGTCGGAATTCCAGCTATCGGAGAGGGACGACGGATACTATTTAATAGTGAGCGCGCTTGTTCCGTACAAGAAAGTCGACCTTGCGGTGAAGGCGTTCAACAAGAACGGGAAGAGGCTGGTCGTAGTGGGAAAAGGTCCCGACGGCGAAAAGCTGCGCCGGTCCGCACGGCCCAACGTCGAATTTGTCGGATGGAAGAACGACCATGAACTCGCGTCGCTGTACGCAGGATGTACGGCTCTCATTTTTCCGGGGGAAGAGGATTTCGGCATTGTTCCGCTTGAGGCAATGGCCAGCGGCAAGGCGGTCATAGCCTACGGGAAAGGAGGAGCTTTGGAGACGGTGCAGGAGGGGATATCAGGGATCTTCTTTTATGAGCAGACGGTCGAATCCTTGGAGGATGCGGTCGCAAAGGCAAACCGAATAAAATTTGACCCGAAAAAAATTAGGGAGCGAGCCCTCCAATTCTCTCGGGAGATCTACAGGGAAAATATGAGAAGATTCATCGATGAAAAAATTGAAGCTATGCGTTCCCGCTGA
- a CDS encoding helix-turn-helix domain-containing protein, which yields MIKTKVIQSADASHYFTVDEAANLLGIKPTAIRNYLSWGKMIAYKFKTLTLISKEEIERWKDRQK from the coding sequence ATGATAAAGACGAAAGTTATACAAAGTGCCGATGCCTCTCACTACTTCACAGTGGACGAAGCGGCTAACCTGCTGGGAATCAAACCTACGGCGATACGGAATTATTTGAGCTGGGGGAAAATGATTGCCTACAAGTTTAAGACGCTAACACTGATAAGCAAAGAAGAAATTGAACGCTGGAAGGATAGGCAAAAGTAA